One window of the Onychostoma macrolepis isolate SWU-2019 chromosome 21, ASM1243209v1, whole genome shotgun sequence genome contains the following:
- the LOC131528951 gene encoding GTPase IMAP family member 7-like → MYRSGERMEDIHRKFASEHSDQEHLWKQMESQEEMKGLIQEIASESLCSNVDLRIVLLGKTGTGKSSAGNTIIGDVVFKTGMSSKSVTSQCQKHLTTVEGRNISVIDTPGLFDTSMSKENLKAEIVKCVYMSAPGPHVFLLVMRLDARYTHEEKDTVKWIQENFGEEASRYTIILFTRGDQLKGKTLDDYISENNDLKAFVNMCGDRSHLFNNEDMKKHSQVTELLEKIEKMVKENGGQHYTNEMYRKAQDEIKWEAQKQRAKRYGRTALEVIGGGAVVGVVVAVAGGAGAAAAAAGRAATTVAAAVIGAAKAGLRL, encoded by the exons ACCAGGAACATCTCTGGAAACAGATGGAAAGTCAGGAAGAGATGAAAGGACTGATACAAGAGATTGCTAGTGAAAGTTTGTGCTCAAACGTTG ATCTCAGGATTGTGCTGTTGGGTAAAACTGGAACAGGAAAGAGTTCAGCAGGAAACACCATAATCGGTGACGTTGTGTTTAAGACTGGTATGTCATCTAAGTCTGTTACTAGTCAGTGCCAAAAACATCTGACAACAGTGGAGGGTAGAAACATCTCAGTGATCGACACTCCAGGACTGTTTGATACGTCCATGAGTAAAGAAAACCTGAAAGCTGAAATAGTGAAGTGTGTCTACATGTCTGCTCCTGGTCCTCATGTATTTCTGCTGGTCATGAGACTGGACGCGAGATACACACATGAAGAGAAAGACACAGTGAAATGGATTCAGGAGAACTTTGGAGAAGAAGCTTCTCGATACACAATCATTCTGTTCACTAGAGGAGATCAGCTGAAGGGAAAAACATTAGATGATTATATCAGTGAAAATAATGATCTCAAGGCTTTTGTTAATATGTGTGGTGACAGATCTCATTTATTCAATAATGAAGACATGAAGAAGCACTCTCAGGTCACTGAACTGCTGGAGAAGATTGAGAAGATGGTGAAGGAGAATGGAGGACAGCACTACACTAACGAGATGTATAGAAAAGCCCAGGATGAAATTAAATGGGAGGCTCAGAAACAAAGAGCAAAACGTTATGGAAGAACAGCACTAGAAGTAATAGGAGGGGGAGCAGTAGTAGGAGTAGTAGTAGCAGTGGCAGGAGGAGcaggagcagcagcagcagcagcaggacGAGCAGCAACAACAGTAGCAGCAGCAGTAATAGGAGCAGCAAAAGCAGGCTTGAGACTGTAA